The Primulina tabacum isolate GXHZ01 chromosome 10, ASM2559414v2, whole genome shotgun sequence region ATTACAAGTTGTGGCTCAATTAtgccacccatgtagtgcttcagtcgCTGGGCATTGACCGTAAATGTCACATCCTTTCCATCTTGCAGTTCCACAGCTCCCGATGGGTAAAATTTAGAAATAACGAATGGACAAGGCAATCGCGACTTCAATTTTTCGGGAAATAGTCGCAACCGAGAGTTGTAGAGCAGGACATTTTCAACTTCCTTGAATTCCCTTTCGATGATTCTCCTGTCATGAGCCCTCTTTGTCTTCTCCTTGTATGATAATGCGAGATCATATGCCAGATTTTGGAATTCTTCGAACTGATCCAATTGAAGTAGATGTTGTTCACCTACATCAGTAAAGTTAAAGTTTAGTGCTTTTGTTGCCCAATATGCCCGATGCTCTAACTCTACaggtagatgacatgctttaccaaacaataacctatatggtgtagtgccttTAGGTATTTTGAAAGCagtcctatatgcccaaagagcatcatctaacctcACTGACCTAGTCTTTCCGACTTATGCCTACCACTTTTTCAAAAATCCGCTTGATCTCTCGGTTCGACTCTTCCACTTGACCACTCGTCTGGGGTGATAGGGGGTAGAAATCTTATGTGTGACACCGTATTTGCTCAAAAGttttttaaagattttgttgcaaaaatgggtgccaccataactaatgattgctcgtggtgtcctaaacctgttaaaaatatttttctttagaaatttcaggaccacttgagcatcattagtggcatatgcttgtgcctctacccacttagacTCATAGTCAACCgccaccaaaatatattttttcgtgaATGAACTGGGAAACTGTCCCATGAAGTCTATCCCCCACACATAaaaaacctcacactcaagaatattatttaatggcATTTCATGACAGTAAGAGATGTTACCTATCTGCTGGCATTTATCACAGGTAAGCACATAAGAACGAGCATCTTTAAATAGAGTTGGCCAATAGAAtccacattcaagtaccttagatgtcgtccttgttggtccaaaatgaccacctacctcacggtcatggcaATGGTTAAGAATTTTACCAAACTCCTCCTCTGCAACACACCTTCTTATCATGGAatctgcacaaatcttaaacaaaaatggttcctcccaaaaataatgtttCACGTCAGAGAAGAATTTCTTTCGTTGGTGAAACGATAGATTTGGTGGTGGTGTGCCTATGAGAAGGAAGTTAGAAAAATTTGCATACCAAGGACAATGTTTCACCTCAAATAGCTGCTCATCAGGAAACCAATCATTAATAGCATGATCGACACTATCATTACTGATAAATTCTAATCGAGACAAGTGATCCGCTATTACATTCTCAACACCCTTCTTATCCTTTATTTGtagatcaaattcttgtaacaataaaatccacctaagtaggcgtggctttgcatctttcTTAGCAAGTAAATATTTAAGTGCAGAGTGGTCTGTGTAAACAATGACATTGGATAAAACAAGATATGAATGAAATTTATCAAGCGCgaatactactgcaagtaattccTTTTCAGTGGTTGCATAATTCAATTCAACCTCATCTAAGGTTTTACTTGCGTATTATATCGTatgtgataagtgcaatttattgtaattttattacttatttttaacttggaattttttgattcttgagcaggttttatgtgatttgtttttgtttttgttgttgtagtttggaagcttagaatgagagtttggagtagtaaagtgttgggaaagtgcaaaagattaaaaaaaatacagaagcagaagcgcacccgcgcttataCAAGCAACGCACCCGCAGTgaagcagtgcacccgcgcttaTACAAGCAACGCACCCGCAGTgaagcagtgcacccgcgcttaTACAAGCACCGCACCTGCGCTCGCACACCAgaaccaacaccgcacccgcggtgtcctCTTGACCGCATCCGCACTCCTTGAAAAACAGAATCCGGAAAATCTGTATTTTTTTGTGCTGCGCATGAAAGTCCAAGATATTGGTGTGCTGCGAATTGaggcttgtctggactataaaaggacaacatttacttaccatctagggtattggggagccaagggaagaatggaggctgctgctagaagattgaagactCAATTCATCAAGTTCTTTTGGGAAATCTGCTGCACATTTCCGGGGATggaatcagcacttcaaactcttgttcttttcttctttcttttatttttcattcgatatgtcttgttttagaagTATATTTTGTTGTTTTACTTGTGTtatcatgaactaattttaatttctagaggaaagatggaacaaaactagaaccAATGTGTTGGATTttatgaactaagctatttaggtttttcttattgttcatttgtattattctaatcttaatgctttcaatttattggccataatttgaatgatttatatgtttacaatttatcactcaaAAGACGAAATTATAAGCAAGAAaagggaaaaatacatcaatggtatttatagagttcgggagttcctataatgctatcgaagctCATAGAGAATCTAATGCTTGATGTGTTTTTTGATTGTAGACTGTTGATGGGAACGTTGCAATCTAtttttagataactaatatctacttaacactcgggagagggagtagataattataggattcttggctaatgaataagaaggatttttataacatagctacaagaaattacacataGTGGACAGTtacgtgaaatcggacctctagatcttttattccattgttaattGTTATAAATTGGTGTTAcgtttaaatccattttcaatctAATTATTCTTGcaaccaaatcttttaattgaattttctaaataaagtcgagattattttaatcacaagcactaatatacatttatatacatactcctcGTGGGAGCGACACTTgtattcaaaaatacattttactataatttgacgtcgtgcgcttgcgagcaatcaagaaaacacgcaacaagtttttggatcaagcctatggacaatcgataaacacttccattgagtacgaatcttgatcaactttacacacacttcattgcatcaaatatttattgggtactcctttcttgaatgaatattgtcttgaacccaatttttaccgaaaaagacctcttgattgtgtttgtaaaaattgaaatcaattgagaatgttttgaaacatgagttgaagagattagaagttaagaaaattaactgattgcatgattatatccggatgaaaaattggttgaattgatttgaattgtgaatgcatgaagagttggttaaattatcttgaggccaagttctttaaaatatttcatgacttgtttgttcgtgttgttttgttttgctcgggactagcaaaatcttaagtttgggggagtttgataagtgcaatttattgtacttttattacttatttttaacttggaattgtgtgattcttgagcaggttttatgtgatttgttgttatttttgttgttgtagtttggacaTTTAGAAAgagagtttggagtagtaaagtattgaattggaaagtgcaaaagataaaaaaaatacagaagCAGCAGCGCCCCCGCGCTTAtacaagcaccgcacccgcagtgAAGCAGTGAACCCGCGCTAAAATCCAGACCGCACCTGCGCTCGCACACCAgaaccaacaccgcacccgcggtgtcctCTTGACCGCATCCGCACTCCTTGAAAAACAAAATCCGGAAAATCTGTATTTTTTTGTGCTGCGCATGAAAGTCCAAGATATTGGTGTGCTACGAATTGAGGCTTGTCTAGACTATAAAAggacatcatttacttaccatctagggtattggggagccaagggaagagtggaggctgctgctagaagattgaagactgaagttcatcaagttctttTGGGAAATCTGCTGCACATCTCCGGgacggaatcagcacttcaaactcttgttgtaagttcttctttcttttatttttcattcgaTATGTCTAGTTTTAGAAGTATATTTTGTTGTTTTACTTGTGTtatcatgaactaattttaatttctagaggaaagatggaacaaaactagaaaccatgtgttggattttatgaactaagttatttaagtttttctttttgttcatttgtattattcTAATATTAATGCTTTAAATTTATTGgtcataatttgaatgatttatatgtttacaatttatcactcggaagaggaaattataaacaagaaaagggaaaaatacatcaatggtatttatagagttcgggagttcctataatgctatcgaagctCATAGAGAATCTAATGCTTGATGTGTTTTTTAATTGTAGACTGTTGATGGGAACGttgaaatctatttttagataactaatatcgacttaacactcgggagagggagtagataattataggattcttggctaatgaataagaaggatttttata contains the following coding sequences:
- the LOC142504955 gene encoding uncharacterized protein LOC142504955, whose translation is MVQEGIVLGNKISEHGIEVDKAKVEVIKNLPPPTSIKGVRSFLGHAGFYLRFIKDFSKIAKPLSSLLMKDVPFDFNSYCLQAYEDLKERLVTAPVLVAPDWDLPFEVLCDASDTAVGVVLVQQKNKDKKGVENVIADHLSRLEFISNDSVDHAINDWFPDEQLFEVKHCPWTAFKIPKGTTPYRLLFGKACHLPVELEHRAYWATKALNFNFTDVGEQHLLQLDQFEEFQNLAYDLALSYKEKTKRAHDRRIIEREFKEVENVLLYNSRLRLFPEKLKSRLPCPFVISKFYPSGAVELQDGKDVTFTVNAQRLKHYMGGIIEPQLVITQFQDNPN